Below is a window of Desulfosoma caldarium DNA.
GCCATTGGGCCGGGGTGATGTCAGCCATACGCCCTCTGATGCAGACCGGGGAAAGAAGATGACCTCAGTGGCGGTTGATGGGCTGGCGGCCGGGATCTCCCGTGATCGGAAGCACAAGAAGGTTCCCAAGGCCGAGCCGCGTGGGGTCCCGAAACTGACTCAAACCGAGCGTCATGCCGTCGTGCCCCTTTTCCGGCTGGGCCTTGTAGGTGCCGAACAGGCGATCCCACCAGGAAAGGCAAAACCCGAAATTGCTGTGGGTTTCTCGAATAATCACCGAATGGTGCACGCGATGCATGTCGGGAGTCACCAAGACCAGCCGAAGGATGCGATCGACCATGCGAGGAAGCTTTAGGTTGGCATGATTGAAGACCGAGCATCCGTTCAGCACAACTTCAAAAAGCACCACGGCCGTCACCGGGGCTCCCAAGGCGGCCACGGCAGCGCTCTTGAGTCCTGCCGAAAGGAAAATTTCCACAGGATGAA
It encodes the following:
- a CDS encoding sterol desaturase family protein, which produces MEPDVLEWRVRMACFLAVFAAVAILEAVFPRRRRTQPKTGRWVSNLAMIGLGNLLTRAASPLVPAGIAAVAARHGWGLLPALDLSPGAGVLLSVIALDGVIYLQHVLTHALPSLWRLHMVHHADLDLDCTTGVRFHPVEIFLSAGLKSAAVAALGAPVTAVVLFEVVLNGCSVFNHANLKLPRMVDRILRLVLVTPDMHRVHHSVIIRETHSNFGFCLSWWDRLFGTYKAQPEKGHDGMTLGLSQFRDPTRLGLGNLLVLPITGDPGRQPINRH